One genomic segment of Bradyrhizobium prioriisuperbiae includes these proteins:
- a CDS encoding PIN domain-containing protein, with protein MTVLVDKNVITNLARGNPAIAEALKRCLASGEPIYMSRSAYSELVNDSPIHLRMGYTSLLRDLKLQVAPDGASSITDRGSFYGDNAAHEPKPNQTGPVKEYGNGKSKEKPGDAFVAAEARALNARLWTMDRNFAKRAANLGVTLARECDIQDKRGDEDIAQARRLMGLKPTSMLQNQPAKPIVTKTAPSGPQSANTAKNKATGNEKATKSEVGAPLEAVPEYGPNQAGDAKFQAGTLGLEGVNLLLQKFNNAIQARRFQAEFDKILPEIKRRMADDPQLGALVSVGYSKGPEDSSSVIESVTVFQNIRVGYGLNRADATRDLNSRASMLPGRSDVGQELWLKPSAPTDISRLRLPFDTTIAGLATFVPGKEKLVRVAFKGVAGFDDKFFSKEELSVPAGMTPRFYYLWPPDQITFRRGVSQTISIDWEMSDGADVTKGDVDPFSTNIPVVKLDSSINPFDATAAMVWPADNSTANLFQKTRPTQDNYGMLSIYGIGMMRWVRPEFIRILKAPFN; from the coding sequence TCCATCTGCGGATGGGCTACACATCGCTGCTTCGCGACCTGAAGCTGCAGGTCGCGCCGGACGGAGCTTCCAGCATCACCGACCGCGGATCGTTCTATGGCGACAACGCTGCCCATGAGCCGAAGCCAAATCAGACAGGCCCGGTCAAGGAGTATGGAAACGGAAAAAGCAAGGAGAAGCCCGGCGACGCTTTCGTCGCGGCGGAAGCGAGGGCGCTGAACGCGCGGCTGTGGACGATGGATCGGAATTTCGCGAAACGGGCCGCGAACCTCGGCGTCACCCTGGCGCGGGAATGCGACATCCAGGACAAGCGAGGTGACGAAGATATCGCGCAGGCGCGGCGGCTGATGGGTTTGAAGCCCACCAGCATGCTGCAGAACCAGCCCGCAAAACCGATCGTGACAAAAACCGCGCCGTCCGGCCCGCAGTCGGCAAACACGGCAAAAAACAAGGCGACCGGGAACGAGAAGGCCACAAAGAGCGAAGTGGGAGCGCCGCTCGAGGCCGTCCCGGAGTACGGACCCAATCAAGCGGGGGATGCCAAATTTCAGGCCGGAACGCTGGGCCTGGAGGGCGTCAATCTTCTGCTGCAAAAATTCAACAATGCCATCCAGGCCAGGCGCTTTCAGGCGGAGTTCGACAAGATACTCCCGGAAATAAAGCGACGAATGGCTGACGATCCGCAGCTCGGAGCGCTGGTGTCCGTCGGTTATTCAAAGGGGCCGGAGGATTCGTCGAGTGTGATCGAGAGCGTGACGGTGTTTCAGAACATCCGGGTCGGCTACGGCCTCAACCGGGCTGATGCGACACGCGACCTGAATTCGCGCGCGTCCATGCTGCCCGGCAGGTCCGATGTCGGGCAGGAGCTATGGCTGAAGCCGAGTGCGCCAACGGACATCTCGCGGCTGCGGCTTCCGTTCGATACGACAATCGCGGGGCTAGCAACGTTCGTGCCGGGGAAGGAAAAGCTGGTGCGCGTCGCATTCAAGGGCGTGGCGGGGTTCGACGACAAGTTCTTCAGCAAGGAAGAGCTGTCGGTGCCCGCCGGGATGACGCCCCGCTTCTATTATCTCTGGCCGCCGGACCAGATCACCTTCCGGCGCGGGGTCTCGCAAACAATCAGCATCGACTGGGAGATGTCGGACGGGGCCGATGTCACCAAGGGAGATGTCGATCCCTTTAGCACCAATATCCCCGTGGTCAAGCTGGACTCGTCGATCAATCCCTTCGATGCGACGGCGGCGATGGTCTGGCCTGCTGACAACAGCACAGCCAATTTGTTCCAGAAGACACGACCGACGCAGGATAACTACGGCATGCTCTCGATTTATGGGATCGGCATGATGCGGTGGGTGAGGCCGGAGTTCATCCGTATCCTGAAAGCCCCTTTCAATTGA
- the flgH gene encoding flagellar basal body L-ring protein FlgH, with amino-acid sequence MVTYKEFNRALLIASLIGVGGLSGGCSAIDRLSAIGERPALSSIDNPTTQPGYKPVQMPMPTPQPASYSPNSLWRTGSRAFFKDQRAAQVGDILTVTVNITDKANIANETQRSRTNKEDSGTTAFLGSQWLSGKLAASLPGRTLTADSTSSSDGKGTVARQEALTTNVAAVVTQTLPNGNLVVEGKQEIRVNYEVRELIVAGIVRPEDIQSDNTIDSSKIAQARIAYGGRGQISDVQQPRYGQQVLDVLLPF; translated from the coding sequence ATGGTCACGTACAAAGAGTTCAACCGCGCTTTGCTGATCGCCAGTCTCATTGGGGTCGGCGGCCTGTCCGGCGGCTGTTCGGCGATCGATCGCCTGTCCGCGATCGGCGAGCGACCCGCACTCTCGTCAATCGACAATCCAACCACGCAGCCCGGCTACAAGCCGGTGCAGATGCCGATGCCGACACCGCAGCCGGCGTCCTACAGCCCGAATTCCCTGTGGCGCACCGGATCGCGGGCGTTCTTCAAGGACCAGCGCGCGGCTCAGGTCGGTGACATCCTGACGGTGACCGTCAACATCACCGACAAGGCCAACATCGCCAACGAAACCCAGCGCAGCCGCACCAACAAGGAAGACAGCGGGACCACCGCGTTCCTCGGATCGCAGTGGCTGTCGGGAAAATTGGCCGCATCGCTGCCCGGGCGTACACTGACCGCGGATTCCACATCCTCCAGCGACGGCAAGGGAACGGTGGCACGCCAGGAAGCCTTGACCACCAACGTCGCCGCCGTCGTCACCCAGACCCTGCCGAACGGCAATCTGGTGGTCGAAGGCAAGCAGGAGATCCGGGTCAATTACGAAGTCCGCGAACTCATCGTCGCCGGCATCGTGCGCCCGGAAGACATCCAGAGCGACAACACCATCGATTCATCGAAGATCGCCCAGGCCCGCATCGCTTATGGCGGCCGCGGCCAGATCAGCGACGTACAGCAACCGCGCTACGGCCAGCAGGTGCTGGATGTGCTGCTGCCGTTCTGA
- the flgA gene encoding flagellar basal body P-ring formation chaperone FlgA, which produces MALRTLLITSLLLGSCVSALAQSDTVTDAAFPTAVTAGVLATPVLRPTVTVSGDVVRIGDVIDNAGPAAQIAIYRAPDLGTTGSISATQVLATLRAHQVIGVDARDIREISVTRLSRTLASKDVEQRIAALLERRNGLGEAANITVTFDRELRALQLDPATTGDLQPASTRFDPRNGRFDILFELANTNSPIPTRLRFTGTAVETVEVGVLVRSVDRNEILRSSDVVVERRPRQEVGNDPARRERAVGMQTRKAMRAGQAIRLADLAKPDLVQRDQIVTLIYQSDGLYLTMRAKATENGSEGDTVSVINTQSKRTLQGVVTGPSQVSVIATTPRILTTAAVASPAGKPSDVTKAE; this is translated from the coding sequence ATGGCCCTTCGCACCCTCCTGATCACGTCCCTGCTGCTCGGCAGCTGCGTCAGCGCGCTGGCCCAGTCCGATACGGTGACGGACGCCGCTTTCCCCACAGCAGTGACGGCCGGCGTCCTCGCGACGCCGGTGCTGCGGCCCACCGTCACCGTGAGCGGCGACGTGGTGCGGATCGGCGATGTCATCGACAATGCCGGACCGGCGGCACAGATTGCGATCTATCGCGCGCCCGATCTCGGCACCACCGGATCGATCTCGGCGACGCAAGTGCTGGCGACATTGCGCGCCCATCAGGTGATCGGCGTCGATGCCAGGGACATTCGCGAGATCAGCGTGACACGGCTGTCGCGCACACTGGCATCAAAGGACGTCGAGCAGCGGATCGCCGCACTGCTGGAACGGCGCAACGGATTGGGCGAAGCCGCCAACATCACCGTGACCTTCGACCGCGAACTGCGGGCGCTGCAGCTCGATCCCGCCACCACCGGAGACCTGCAGCCGGCTTCGACCCGGTTCGATCCCCGCAACGGCCGCTTCGACATACTGTTCGAACTCGCCAACACCAACAGCCCGATTCCGACGCGGCTGCGCTTCACGGGAACAGCGGTCGAGACTGTCGAGGTCGGCGTTCTCGTCCGCAGCGTCGACCGCAATGAGATTCTGAGGTCCTCCGACGTCGTGGTCGAGCGGCGGCCGCGCCAGGAAGTCGGCAACGACCCGGCCCGGCGCGAGCGCGCGGTCGGCATGCAGACCCGCAAGGCGATGCGCGCGGGGCAGGCGATCCGGCTCGCCGACCTCGCCAAGCCCGACCTCGTGCAGCGCGACCAGATCGTCACCCTGATCTACCAGAGCGACGGCCTCTATCTGACGATGCGCGCCAAGGCGACCGAGAACGGCAGCGAAGGCGACACCGTTTCCGTGATCAACACCCAGTCGAAACGCACGCTGCAGGGCGTGGTCACCGGGCCCAGCCAGGTTTCCGTCATCGCCACCACGCCGCGCATCCTCACCACCGCCGCCGTCGCCTCGCCCGCCGGCAAACCGTCCGATGTCACGAAAGCCGAGTAA
- the flgG gene encoding flagellar basal-body rod protein FlgG produces the protein MRALYTAATGMAAQELNVQVISNNIANMRTTGYKKQRAAFQDLIYDHVRRVGAQASDQGTIMPVGIDVGGGVKTVGTPRSMTQGTLSQTGNDLDIAIRGEGFFKIQMTDGTFTYTRDGTFTTDGQGRIVNAQGNLLQPTITIPQNSSGLTINAQGQVSVTVPGSTTPQIIGQIGVTRFINKAGLQPIGDNLFTDTPASGPPQDGIANTDGFGDMQQGNLEQANVEVVSEISDLIAAQRAYEMNAKVVSAADQMMQSTTGLFR, from the coding sequence ATGCGAGCACTTTATACGGCAGCGACGGGAATGGCCGCCCAGGAACTCAACGTCCAGGTCATCTCCAACAACATCGCGAACATGCGCACCACCGGCTACAAGAAGCAGCGCGCCGCGTTCCAGGACCTGATCTATGACCATGTGCGCCGCGTCGGCGCGCAGGCCTCCGACCAGGGCACCATCATGCCGGTCGGCATCGATGTCGGCGGCGGCGTCAAGACCGTCGGCACGCCGCGCTCGATGACCCAGGGCACGCTGTCGCAGACCGGCAACGATCTCGACATCGCGATCCGCGGCGAAGGCTTCTTCAAGATCCAGATGACCGACGGCACCTTCACCTACACCCGTGACGGCACCTTCACCACCGACGGCCAGGGCCGTATCGTCAACGCCCAGGGCAACCTGCTGCAGCCGACCATCACCATCCCGCAGAACTCGTCGGGCCTCACCATCAATGCGCAGGGCCAGGTGTCGGTCACCGTGCCGGGATCGACCACGCCGCAGATCATCGGCCAGATCGGCGTCACCCGCTTCATCAACAAGGCCGGCCTGCAGCCGATCGGCGACAACCTGTTCACCGACACGCCCGCTTCCGGTCCGCCGCAGGACGGCATCGCCAACACCGACGGCTTCGGCGACATGCAGCAGGGCAATCTCGAACAGGCCAACGTCGAAGTGGTGTCGGAAATCTCCGACCTGATCGCCGCCCAACGCGCCTATGAAATGAACGCCAAGGTGGTCAGCGCCGCCGACCAGATGATGCAGTCCACCACCGGTCTGTTCCGGTAA
- the flgF gene encoding flagellar basal-body rod protein FlgF: MENTLLIGLSRQMTLERQIDVISNNVANVNTNGFKADNSLFQEYLMPVAHADNFVGRDRVFSYVQDRATWRDLSAGSTENTGNPLDIAIDGKAFLAVQTPAGERYTRNGSLQINAQGQLTTVDGNLVLGSNGPIVFQQNDRDIVISPEGTITVREGLNTLQDAVRGKLRIASFAQPQKLQKEGANLYSAPAGVVAQTDTASRLRQGFIEKSNVNSVTEMSRMIEVTRTYQQIASTLQQQGDMRKNALDKLADVPN; the protein is encoded by the coding sequence ATGGAGAATACCCTCCTTATCGGATTGTCACGTCAGATGACGCTTGAGCGTCAGATCGACGTGATATCGAACAACGTCGCCAACGTGAACACGAACGGCTTCAAGGCCGATAACTCGCTGTTCCAGGAATACCTGATGCCGGTGGCGCATGCCGACAATTTCGTCGGCCGCGACCGCGTGTTCAGCTACGTGCAGGACCGCGCCACCTGGCGCGACCTCAGCGCGGGCTCGACCGAGAACACCGGCAATCCGCTCGATATCGCCATCGACGGCAAAGCCTTTCTTGCGGTGCAGACACCGGCGGGCGAGCGCTACACCCGCAACGGCTCGCTGCAGATCAATGCGCAGGGCCAGCTCACCACCGTCGACGGCAACCTCGTGCTCGGCAGCAACGGGCCGATCGTCTTCCAGCAGAACGACCGCGACATCGTAATCTCGCCGGAAGGCACCATCACGGTGCGCGAAGGCCTCAACACCCTGCAGGACGCAGTGCGCGGCAAATTGCGGATCGCTAGTTTCGCGCAGCCCCAGAAACTGCAGAAGGAAGGCGCGAACCTCTACTCCGCTCCCGCCGGCGTGGTGGCGCAGACCGACACCGCATCGCGGCTGCGCCAGGGCTTCATCGAGAAATCGAACGTCAATTCGGTCACGGAAATGAGCCGCATGATCGAAGTCACGCGCACCTACCAGCAGATCGCGTCGACCCTGCAGCAGCAGGGCGACATGCGCAAAAACGCACTCGATAAACTTGCCGACGTTCCGAACTGA
- the fliL gene encoding flagellar basal body-associated protein FliL — MADDQTDEGAAEGSAPKTKFKLIIAVVGVFAILCGGASYYFLFMRQKAEEKHAEAAAVPKPPVFVDVPEVLVNLSNLPGERVQYLKVKIALEVKDSPVVAQIQPSMPRLLDIFQTYLRELRIGDLQGSAGMFRLKEELTRRVNAAIQPNQVNAVLFKEIIVQ; from the coding sequence GTGGCAGACGATCAAACAGACGAGGGTGCGGCCGAAGGCAGCGCTCCGAAGACCAAATTCAAGCTCATCATCGCTGTGGTGGGGGTGTTCGCGATCCTGTGCGGGGGCGCGAGCTATTACTTCCTCTTCATGCGTCAGAAGGCTGAAGAGAAGCACGCTGAGGCTGCAGCAGTGCCGAAGCCGCCGGTGTTCGTCGATGTGCCAGAGGTGCTGGTCAATCTGTCGAACCTGCCGGGTGAGCGGGTGCAGTATCTGAAGGTCAAGATCGCGCTCGAGGTCAAGGATTCGCCGGTGGTGGCGCAGATCCAGCCGTCGATGCCGCGGCTGCTCGACATCTTCCAGACCTACTTGCGCGAACTGCGGATCGGCGACCTTCAAGGGTCGGCCGGGATGTTTCGCCTGAAGGAAGAGCTGACGCGGCGTGTCAACGCGGCGATCCAGCCCAACCAGGTGAATGCCGTGCTGTTCAAAGAAATCATCGTGCAGTGA
- the fliM gene encoding flagellar motor switch protein FliM: MTPNDVDQDALAAEWGAALDSEDPEAAAAEAAANELTEAMAEQWAAMVDESSKGLSAAAGERVLSQEEIDNLLGFSVGEVNLDDNSGIRSIIDSAMVSYERLPMLEIVFDRLVRLMTTSLRNFTSDNVEVSLDRITSVRFGDYMNSIPLPAVLAVFKAEEWENFGLATVDSSLIYSMIDVLLGGRRGTTSLRIEGRPYTTIETNLVKRLVEVVLADAEQAFRPLSPVSLSIDRLETNPRFAAISRPANAAILVRLRIDMEDRGGNIELLLPYATIEPIRDVLLQMFMGEKFGRDPIWEGHLATEIGRAQIAVDAVLYEADIPLKELMQLQVGDTLPLDMRADAVVSVRCGDVILTEGRMGRVGDRVAIRVTKPLRKPHMTLAMFEKADEQTKMMEAQ; this comes from the coding sequence ATGACACCGAACGATGTCGATCAGGATGCACTAGCCGCCGAGTGGGGCGCTGCGCTGGATTCGGAAGATCCGGAAGCCGCAGCCGCCGAGGCTGCCGCCAACGAACTGACGGAGGCGATGGCGGAACAATGGGCCGCCATGGTCGACGAGAGCAGCAAGGGGCTCAGCGCTGCGGCTGGCGAACGCGTGCTGTCGCAGGAAGAGATCGACAATCTGCTCGGCTTCAGTGTCGGCGAGGTCAATCTCGACGATAATTCCGGCATTCGCTCCATCATCGATTCCGCGATGGTGTCCTACGAGCGTCTGCCGATGCTCGAAATCGTGTTCGACCGGCTGGTCCGGCTGATGACGACTTCGCTGCGCAATTTCACCTCCGACAACGTCGAGGTCTCGCTCGACCGCATCACCTCGGTGCGGTTCGGCGACTACATGAATTCGATCCCGCTGCCCGCCGTGCTCGCCGTGTTCAAGGCGGAGGAGTGGGAGAATTTCGGGCTCGCCACCGTCGACTCCAGCCTGATCTATTCCATGATCGACGTGCTGCTGGGCGGCCGCCGCGGCACCACCTCGCTGCGCATCGAGGGCCGACCCTACACCACCATCGAAACCAATCTGGTCAAGCGCCTGGTCGAAGTGGTGCTGGCGGATGCCGAGCAGGCGTTCCGCCCGCTGTCGCCGGTGTCGCTGTCGATCGACCGGCTCGAGACCAACCCGCGCTTCGCCGCCATCAGCCGTCCCGCCAACGCCGCCATCCTGGTGCGGCTGCGGATCGATATGGAAGATCGTGGCGGTAACATCGAACTGCTGCTGCCTTACGCCACCATCGAACCGATCCGCGACGTGCTGTTGCAGATGTTCATGGGTGAAAAGTTCGGCCGCGATCCGATCTGGGAAGGCCACTTGGCCACCGAAATCGGTCGTGCCCAGATCGCTGTCGATGCGGTCCTCTATGAAGCCGACATTCCCTTGAAGGAGCTGATGCAGCTGCAGGTCGGCGATACGCTGCCGCTCGACATGCGCGCTGACGCGGTGGTGTCGGTGCGCTGCGGCGACGTCATCCTGACTGAAGGACGGATGGGGCGGGTCGGCGACCGCGTCGCCATTCGCGTCACCAAGCCGCTTCGCAAGCCGCACATGACGCTTGCGATGTTTGAAAAAGCCGATGAACAGACGAAAATGATGGAGGCACAATGA
- a CDS encoding DUF6468 domain-containing protein has protein sequence MNHSVGMIIETLVAILLVATIGYCMLLNMRLKRLKADEQSLKATIAELITATEIAERAIGGLKVTVRDCNENLGGRLTAAADITTALDKRLVAGEELLRRLSRIVAAGQVVKDIERSSSAASLAEAATAFADRKRTAVAA, from the coding sequence ATGAACCATTCTGTAGGGATGATCATCGAAACACTGGTCGCGATTTTGCTGGTCGCGACAATCGGGTACTGCATGTTGCTCAATATGCGCCTGAAGCGGCTCAAGGCCGACGAGCAGTCGCTCAAGGCGACGATTGCGGAATTGATCACCGCGACCGAAATCGCCGAGCGGGCGATCGGCGGCCTCAAGGTGACGGTGCGCGATTGCAACGAAAACCTCGGCGGCCGGCTGACCGCCGCAGCCGACATCACCACCGCGCTCGACAAGCGGCTGGTGGCCGGTGAAGAGCTGCTGCGGCGGCTGTCGCGCATCGTGGCCGCGGGCCAGGTTGTGAAGGACATCGAGCGGTCGTCGTCCGCGGCGTCGCTGGCTGAGGCTGCAACGGCATTCGCCGATCGCAAGCGCACGGCGGTTGCGGCATGA
- a CDS encoding flagellar protein FlbB, which yields MTSRRNFRVIPLVLAAIIGLVTLKTLGLVLEGGYIFDDRNVSSATTSTQVSDRMSWAQEMFNFPGGRSRAAPDVSDITGSVTAKKEEPKAEKKPEDKPAEPPAGQVVVLPQEGERAVSASERAILERLQERRQELEARAREIDIRENLLKAAEKRIEGKVEEMKAVEARMGAASDQRTQADAAKFKGIVTMYEAMKPKDAAKIFDRLEMSVLIEVASQIAPRKMSDIVGQMQPEAAERLTVEMARRAGGDKTASASDLPKIEGRPVDGSSN from the coding sequence ATGACATCCAGGCGTAACTTCCGCGTCATCCCTCTGGTGCTGGCGGCGATCATCGGTCTGGTCACGCTCAAGACCCTCGGGCTGGTGCTGGAGGGCGGTTATATCTTCGACGACCGCAATGTGTCCTCTGCCACGACGTCTACCCAGGTTTCGGACCGGATGTCGTGGGCGCAGGAGATGTTCAACTTCCCGGGCGGCCGGTCGCGTGCAGCCCCTGATGTCTCCGACATCACGGGCTCGGTGACCGCCAAGAAGGAAGAGCCGAAAGCTGAGAAGAAGCCCGAGGACAAGCCGGCGGAGCCGCCGGCCGGTCAGGTGGTGGTGCTGCCGCAGGAGGGGGAGCGGGCGGTGTCCGCCTCCGAACGCGCCATCCTGGAGCGGCTGCAGGAGCGTCGCCAGGAGCTCGAGGCGCGGGCGCGGGAGATCGACATCCGCGAAAACCTGCTGAAGGCCGCCGAGAAGCGCATCGAGGGCAAGGTCGAGGAGATGAAGGCCGTCGAGGCGCGGATGGGCGCCGCGAGCGACCAGCGGACCCAGGCCGATGCCGCCAAGTTCAAGGGCATCGTCACCATGTACGAGGCCATGAAGCCGAAGGATGCCGCGAAAATCTTCGACCGGCTCGAAATGTCGGTGCTGATCGAGGTCGCAAGCCAGATCGCGCCACGCAAGATGTCCGACATCGTCGGCCAGATGCAGCCGGAAGCGGCCGAGCGGCTGACCGTCGAGATGGCGCGCCGCGCTGGCGGCGACAAGACCGCCTCGGCTTCCGATCTTCCTAAGATCGAAGGCCGGCCGGTCGACGGCAGCAGCAATTAA